The sequence CAAAAAGGATTATGCATATTTCAGCTTAAATGTGATTTTTGCATTGAAATCAGCGACTGCAGATCCAAACAGAAAATCCAGCTGCAAGTAAAGCAATTCCAAATCCTTTCCGCTCCATCTTCATATCTCTCGTCGGATTCTTTTATTGCCCTGCACATTCGCTGTGTCTAAGCACATCAAATATGTATTCGGAATGGAAATTTAAAACCATATTACTGGCAGAGTGGAGAGCGaggaaatataaatattttatggcGAAAATATTGCAGCTTGGATAGGGACAATGTATGCACAACTGACCCGAGTCCTCTCGTCCTGGCAAGGACACACAACTCGACTTGGACTCGGACTCGGACTAAAATCTAAACGCCTTTCGCTGCTTCTCGTCCTTTATCCCtgcccttttttttttaaattgtgtaACAAATTGTTCCCCGGGGACGAATTTGGATTAAGTAAAAAAAGGGTTTATTTACGATGCCATACATAACGGCCATCCGACTGCCTTGGTCCTTTTTTTATTACGTGCCCAATACTCAATTTGGCCATATTTAAATTCATCGTCTATTCCAGCCAGCCGGCGGCCATTTCGTATGCACAGGAAGAAGGCTGCTGCGATGGCAAGTTCCCAGGAGTAGTCGGCAGATCTATTGAGTGGTTATTTGAATTGAACTTTGAGGTTGAATTCGCTTcatttttatgttatttattatgcccaaaGTTTGCCCCCaggcgcacacacacacgagcTGAGTGTTGAAGTAAAATGAAATACAAcccaacaaaaaattaaaataaaaaccctTGAAATGCTTAGGCCAATGTTGGCCGGGTTGTAAATTTTCAGCCATAGGTGGGTAAAACTTGTTTACACAATTTTCTGCCGCTGTCTCTGTTTTTCTTGTCCAGCAGGCGCCGCTGGGTCGAAAAATGGAGAAATGGTGGGAGATGAGCAGAAATTTGCAAACAATTTAGTTGCGACGCGACCAGCTGGCATCTTGATAATATTTCGATTTATGCCCCCAAATCCTGTTTACCCCATCGAAATGGTTGGAAAACAGAGGCGTGGGCTAAGTGGGGAATTTTTTCTAGCTTCAAACGAAAATCGTAGCTCTATTTAAGAAATCATCAATCATGGGCttacaaaataaaacagactccatttttaataatatttttgacacatttgaaatacttatatatttggggttttttttagtatattACAATGACTTCTATAATTactaaaataattaaattgattactaaatgaaaaataatactAAAATAAGATCCAGTGCTTCAAAATAACTTAtcaaggtgtctaaaagtatgcaaagaAATAAGAACGTAAGCTTTTAATATAGGTACTTCAAAATTACAGATTGAAAATATAttgctgcatacttttaagcaTTTTCAAAAGGGATTTTAAAACTAGTAATTTCTGTGGCATCCTAGACTTTGGCTCTCTGAAATCTTTTTATTGAGAATTACATAGAGTCATCCTTGAGGACTATGTTTTGCAGTAATTTAgattttcttttcttctgGGTAAAACAAAAATTCTTTGTTTTTCCTTGTCTCCGCACTGAAAACTTTACGGTTGAACTTTTTTGCGGTGGTCCACCCACCGCCCCCAAAACCAAGCCCCAGGCCTGTCACACACGGTAAACTTCAAACTGTAACGAGACGGAACTGATGTCACCTGAGCTTGATGCCAAGGCTTTTGCGCTCAATTTGACAGACAGCAGTGGGTTTGGGACTGGGATTGGGTTTCGGGTGTCGGGTTTGGGTTTGGTGGCCGGGCTGCGGATGAGCTCGTTACCAAGTTCGAAGCCCAGACATCTGTCCAGGTTGTCCTGGTAGTCCTGGCAGTCCTGATTGTCCTGCTAGACCGGAAACGTTGACAGCCAAACGAATTTGATGGATACGAATGCAATCCACTAACCTACTTGTCCTCCATTGCAATCAGATACAGTTGAGATGTTGTTTTCGTTATTGAGCCGTAAACATGGTACTATATTATATCGGTAAGCTTGATGAAGAAGTTTTTACAATGCtttcgaaaaacaaaaaaaagaatgtGTATAAAATTATTTGGAATCTCAAAGTAAACTCAACGTAAACAATCTTCGGGGAAGAACTGCAAAAAATATAATCCGAGCTTTAGCGATAGGAAAGCCCCAGCATTTCATTGTTGCCGCTTTGTATAAAAGCATCTTAGCTCAGTCGTTGCCGATCAATTGCTCTCTAAAGTAGTCATGCAGCTctcaaatttatttataattttaatcattAATACATGAGCCTGTATAAATGCTGAAAAAGTGTGTGAATTATCAACGATTTGCGGCAATGCCGCGTCTATACGATCGCAAATGATTGCAGTGCGGTTAGTGTTCctcattaataaatatattgcttattaaaataataataatatatcaTTTTAGTGTAGAGCAGGAGCGACAAGGAGAGTTACTAGAAGGTTTAAATGAGAAAGCGGATAGTTATCTATCCAAAATTGGAGTGGAGACAAAGTTGTACGGAAAAAGTTGTGCTGAACCTTCAGTGCTCACCCAGCACAGTGAAATAAATGTGATCGTGGTGCCCGAGTACAGTAAAAACCCGTTTGTGGTGGCCTGCGATCAGTTAAGTCAAGGTGGTGGTTGGACCATTTTTCTACGTCGTACAGACGGCAGTGAGGAGTTCTTTCGAGATTGGAACGACTATAAAAACGGTTTCGGAAAGCTAGAGAATGAATTCTTCTTGGGCCTTGATAAGCTGCACGCCATAACTTCATCGCAGGCCCAAGAACTGTTGGTTCTACTCGAAGACAATGAGGGAGAACGTCGATATCAGATGTACGATAACTTCAAAATCGGTTCAGAGCAGGACGGTTTTAATCTGGAATCCTTGGGCAATACTTCGGGAAATGCCGGCGATGCTTTGGCCACCCATTTGGGCCAGAAGTTTACCACCAAAGATCGCGACAATGACAAACATGCCACTGCCAATTGTGCCACA is a genomic window of Drosophila suzukii chromosome 2L, CBGP_Dsuzu_IsoJpt1.0, whole genome shotgun sequence containing:
- the LOC108009013 gene encoding ryncolin-2-like, with translation MIAVRVEQERQGELLEGLNEKADSYLSKIGVETKLYGKSCAEPSVLTQHSEINVIVVPEYSKNPFVVACDQLSQGGGWTIFLRRTDGSEEFFRDWNDYKNGFGKLENEFFLGLDKLHAITSSQAQELLVLLEDNEGERRYQMYDNFKIGSEQDGFNLESLGNTSGNAGDALATHLGQKFTTKDRDNDKHATANCATTYSSAWWYTACHHSNLAGKYGDNTHGKGINWYQWKGHTYSLKRAQMMIRPKRQCN